Within Bifidobacterium dentium JCM 1195 = DSM 20436, the genomic segment GTGATGCGCCCACACTATAACGTATCGTGATTTTCGAAATGCGTCGATCGGTATTACGGTATTCGATAACGGATTATTCGAGGGTGAAGCCTTCGAACACGAAACCCGGACTCACCACGCAGGAGACCAGTGCGTCGCCGGAGCCGGGCACGGTGCGTTGCCAGACTCCGGCCGGCACCACCGCGTGTCCGCATACCGCGGCATCATGCCGATCGGAGGCGAGGTCGGAACCCAGCACGATGGTTTCGAGCCGGTCGTCTGCGGCAGGCCCGTCGCCATCGCCGCCCAGCTGAAGCGTCACCGGGGCGGGACCGTGCCACAACCAGATCTCGTCGGCATCGACCTTATGCCAGGCGCTGGCGTCGCCCTGCGGCAACAGGAAATAGATCAACGACGCCAACGGGCGTGCGCTGCCGCCATCGATGTGCGGCGATTGCCAGTCCCGTATGTACCAGCCTCCTTCCGGATGCGCTTCGAGACCAAGTCGTGACACCACCGATCGCGCGTATTCGCTCATATCCTCCAACGCGACGCTCATAGCCGCTCCTTTCCGCCATTCCTGATGATGTTGCCCGTGTTCGTTCGTGACCGGTGTGCGCCTGTGGCCTACCGTTCTTGCCGTATATCGAATATGCCGTCGTTATGCACGACGTTGCCCGAGATGATGGTTGCGCGGTTCGTGCCGGCTCCGTGCCGGACGAAATCCTCCAGCGTCCGTTCGATGGCGTATGGAGAATCGATGCCTACGGGAATGTCGAAGAACGCCAGATCGGCCGTGGCTCCCGCATTGATCTGGCCGATGCGTCCCGCTCCCACATGCATGCCCATCTCTTCGGCACCGCCGATGGTAATCATGCGGATGATGCGGTGGGTCAGATCGTCACGCGTATAGCCCTGTTCGCGTGCCAGATCGTAGATCATGGCCGCATCGTCGAGCACGTCCAGACTTGGCGAGCTTGACAGCGAATCCGTGCCGACGGCCAGCAGGTTGCCTTCTTCCAGATATTCGCGGATCGGAGCGTCCCGGCCGGTCACGGTGATGCGGTTCGAACGTGGGCACAGTGCCACGCCGACGCCACGCTGCCGTAGGATGCGCCGATCTTCCGCATCGGCCCACACGCCATGCGCGATATGCACGTCGGGACCAAGCGAACCCAGCTGGTCGACGAATTGGATGGCGGAGGCGCCTTTGCCGGCGGCCCTGAGCTGCTTGTAGCTGGCCCATTGGCCGTCGCGCCAGTCGGCTGCCGAATACGTGGTGAGCGTGGTGTCGCGCTCGCCGGCCTCCATCGGCGTTTCGGCCAGGTGGATGTGCAGGCGCATGTCCAGTTGCCGGGCGATGTCGGGCAGATCCACGAACGGTCCGGATTCCAAGGTGTATGGTGCATGCGGGCTGATACCGATGCTGGGCAGGCCTTCCTGATGCATGTGCCCGAGGTTGTCGATGAGTTCCGGAATGCCCTCGGATTTCCAGTCGCCGTTATGCCACCCCATGACCTCCCAGTAGGCGATGCCATGCATGCCTTGCGAGGCGAGGGCACCCACGGCCTCGGGGTCGGTCACGATGTCGGCCGCCGCCGTGGTGCCGGATTGGACCATCATGCGTGCGCCCCGATAGGCGGATTCCTTCCATGGGCGAGTTTCCTGCAGTTTGGCATACACCGTGTTGAAACCGATCTCCCAAGCGCGGAAGCGGTCATAGGTGCCACGGCCCACTTCCGCCATGTCGGTGTACTGCAGGTGGGTATGCGCGTTGATCAGGCCGGGGGTGATGATGCCGTTCCAGTGGTGTTCGACGACACGTCCGTTGGTGGCCATGTCGTGTTTCAGCTCGTTGAACACCCATCGGCGGGTGCCCACATGCACCACGCGGCTTCCGGCCACGGCCACGGCACCATCCAACACCACCGGTCCGGTGACGGGAATGACCATCGGTGAACTGTAGACGGTCACCGAGTCGAGCGGTTGCGGATGCGCCGCCAGATGCAGCGGACTGTCGAGGGACATGCCGTTACTCCTTCTCATTCTCCGCGAAGCGGGTGAGTGTCCAATCATACCCGTTGTCGGCCACGGCATGGCTTGCCCGATAGCCTCGCGTACGTAACGCGATATCGGCGATGTGACGG encodes:
- a CDS encoding cupin domain-containing protein, with product MSVALEDMSEYARSVVSRLGLEAHPEGGWYIRDWQSPHIDGGSARPLASLIYFLLPQGDASAWHKVDADEIWLWHGPAPVTLQLGGDGDGPAADDRLETIVLGSDLASDRHDAAVCGHAVVPAGVWQRTVPGSGDALVSCVVSPGFVFEGFTLE
- a CDS encoding amidohydrolase family protein; protein product: MSLDSPLHLAAHPQPLDSVTVYSSPMVIPVTGPVVLDGAVAVAGSRVVHVGTRRWVFNELKHDMATNGRVVEHHWNGIITPGLINAHTHLQYTDMAEVGRGTYDRFRAWEIGFNTVYAKLQETRPWKESAYRGARMMVQSGTTAAADIVTDPEAVGALASQGMHGIAYWEVMGWHNGDWKSEGIPELIDNLGHMHQEGLPSIGISPHAPYTLESGPFVDLPDIARQLDMRLHIHLAETPMEAGERDTTLTTYSAADWRDGQWASYKQLRAAGKGASAIQFVDQLGSLGPDVHIAHGVWADAEDRRILRQRGVGVALCPRSNRITVTGRDAPIREYLEEGNLLAVGTDSLSSSPSLDVLDDAAMIYDLAREQGYTRDDLTHRIIRMITIGGAEEMGMHVGAGRIGQINAGATADLAFFDIPVGIDSPYAIERTLEDFVRHGAGTNRATIISGNVVHNDGIFDIRQER